The following coding sequences lie in one Mucilaginibacter sp. KACC 22773 genomic window:
- a CDS encoding RagB/SusD family nutrient uptake outer membrane protein, with protein MAIFAISCVSCKKYLDVTPDNVGTIDYAFRNRNEAENYLFTCYATIQQLTYVQNNPGFTTSGEIIFPNNLTDFQGIDPTGFNLIRGTQNAGNPGLNYWDGYNGGQATWKAIRRCNTMLENINKPIDLGADEKKRWIAEVKFLKAYYHFVLFRLYGPIPIVDVNLPINSSTDEVRVKRAPVDSVVNYMVRLLDQAAVDLPPVILNPTKELGRITQPIALAVKAQILATAASPLFNGNPDYISVKNKDGKALFPAAYDATKWDKAAAACLAAITNAEANGAALHKFIATASVNGLNDSLKTVLDLQTTITEKWELNTETIWALNPVFPDQSYCMPRLTSKAAANPSFQGTFAVPIQEQELFYTHNGVPINEDKTWDYLNRYDTRTGDDANRFYIGNGYTTVKAHFDREPRFYADIAFDGGTWFGNGKLDQNSQYYVQARGSGALAGPTDRVRLNITGYWPKKLVNYLTVYDDGYTIADYRLPVIRLAGMYLLYAEALNEQGKATAEVLPWIDKVRARAGLKGVAESWTTYSKEPSKYTNQAGLRQIIHQESRIELAFECTPGWDLRRWKELPLALSKPLQGWNIYESSATNYYRPATMVIPIFNVRNYLWPILNDDLVVNNNLVQNLNW; from the coding sequence ATGGCAATCTTCGCAATCTCTTGCGTGTCATGTAAAAAGTACCTGGATGTTACACCTGATAATGTTGGTACCATAGATTATGCCTTCAGGAACCGGAATGAAGCAGAAAATTACCTGTTTACCTGTTACGCTACCATACAGCAGTTAACGTACGTGCAAAATAACCCTGGTTTTACCACTTCGGGCGAGATCATATTCCCAAACAACCTAACAGATTTCCAGGGAATTGATCCAACCGGATTTAACCTGATAAGGGGTACGCAAAACGCGGGCAATCCCGGTCTTAACTATTGGGATGGTTACAATGGAGGGCAGGCAACCTGGAAAGCTATCAGGCGGTGCAATACCATGCTGGAGAATATAAACAAACCTATTGACCTGGGTGCAGATGAAAAGAAAAGATGGATAGCCGAGGTGAAGTTTTTGAAAGCCTATTATCATTTTGTACTCTTTAGGTTATATGGCCCCATTCCGATTGTTGATGTAAACCTGCCAATTAATAGTTCGACCGACGAAGTGAGGGTAAAAAGAGCACCGGTTGATTCGGTTGTAAATTATATGGTAAGGCTGCTTGATCAGGCTGCTGTAGATTTGCCCCCTGTTATACTTAACCCTACAAAAGAGCTTGGTCGTATTACCCAGCCTATTGCGCTGGCGGTTAAAGCTCAAATATTGGCCACAGCCGCAAGTCCGCTTTTTAACGGAAATCCTGATTATATCAGTGTGAAAAATAAAGATGGTAAAGCGCTTTTTCCTGCAGCTTATGACGCTACAAAGTGGGACAAGGCTGCCGCCGCTTGTTTGGCTGCAATTACCAATGCCGAAGCAAATGGCGCTGCATTGCACAAGTTTATTGCCACAGCCAGTGTTAATGGCCTTAACGATTCATTAAAAACAGTATTAGACCTGCAAACAACAATTACCGAAAAATGGGAACTTAATACCGAGACAATATGGGCATTAAACCCTGTATTCCCGGATCAGAGTTATTGTATGCCAAGGCTTACGTCAAAAGCTGCTGCCAACCCCTCGTTCCAGGGAACTTTTGCAGTTCCGATACAGGAACAGGAGTTGTTTTACACTCACAATGGCGTGCCTATAAATGAGGATAAAACCTGGGATTACCTGAACCGTTATGACACCCGCACAGGCGATGATGCCAACAGGTTTTATATAGGGAACGGCTACACAACGGTTAAGGCACACTTTGACCGCGAACCAAGGTTTTATGCCGACATAGCTTTTGATGGCGGTACATGGTTTGGTAACGGAAAACTAGATCAAAATTCGCAATACTACGTTCAGGCACGGGGAAGCGGCGCACTGGCCGGACCAACAGATAGGGTAAGGTTAAACATTACCGGTTACTGGCCAAAAAAACTGGTAAACTATTTAACCGTATACGACGATGGTTATACCATTGCCGATTATCGCCTTCCTGTAATAAGATTAGCGGGAATGTATCTGCTTTATGCCGAGGCATTGAACGAGCAGGGAAAAGCTACCGCAGAAGTGCTGCCATGGATTGATAAAGTTAGGGCAAGGGCCGGATTAAAAGGTGTTGCCGAATCATGGACCACCTACTCAAAAGAACCTTCAAAGTACACCAACCAGGCCGGTCTTCGCCAGATCATTCACCAGGAATCGCGAATCGAACTTGCGTTTGAATGCACGCCAGGTTGGGACCTTCGCCGCTGGAAAGAATTGCCATTGGCTCTAAGCAAGCCACTGCAAGGCTGGAATATTTACGAATCATCGGCAACAAATTATTACCGCCCCGCCACTATGGTTATTCCAATATTTAATGTCAGGAATTATTTGTGGCCTATATTGAATGACGACCTGGTTGTTAATAATAACCTGGTTCAGAATTTAAACTGGTAA